In Cryptomeria japonica chromosome 10, Sugi_1.0, whole genome shotgun sequence, a genomic segment contains:
- the LOC131073420 gene encoding pentatricopeptide repeat-containing protein At4g02750-like, with product MCKQGLLGEALNVLYTLDCRGILPDFYLYSALLQESLNAKSLPQGKLVHTHMLQSGFEPDVFLETKLLVVYIKCQKLEEARYLFNKMPERNVVSWNAMIGAHARSGCYEGALKLFYQMEESGIRFDGFTIASDIPACASLAELEYGRKIHEGIVGSGLKFVARNVFDNMPELNVVSWTAMIGGYKLFSEMRLAGVELDSFTLVGVLQTCRNFEGLQRDKEEVHKCIIRSGFQTHIFVGNALVDMYVKCGSIEDARQVFENMPAKSVVSWTSMIAGYVKDGYVEEAVGYFRKMPERNVVSWTVMVTGYAQIGCVDEALKLFQEMPDRNVVSWTAMISGYTKNGNFLEALNLFGEMQLNGVKPNSDTFGDSYSLWRGIAPVNVVSWNAIITGLVQEGYFDEAQKLFQEMPERDMVSWIAMISGYAQNGCFDKALLLFGEMQRLDLKPSSTIFATALSSCSNLATLFVGKEVHGLSIRREFRDIFVGNALIDMYAKCGSIQDAYIVFEKMPTRDVVSWNAIILGNAIHGCANKALEIFQQMQHSSTKPDQITFIGVLSACCHAGLVDDGRYYFSFMNHHYQITLAIEHYCCVVDLLGRAGGLLDEAQDFISKMPLKPNADVWGSLLGACRIHNNTDLGERVAKCLFESDNKHAAQYVLLSNMYAAAGRWGDVEKVRVTMKQEGVEKTPGCS from the exons ATGTGCAAGCAAGGGCTATTGGGTGAGGCGCTGAATGTATTATATACCTTGGACTGCAGAGGCATTTTACCAGACTTCTACCTTTATTCCGCTCTGCTGCAGGAATCCCTCAATGCGAAATCTCTGCCACAAGGCAAATTAGTTCATACCCACATGCTTCAATCTGGATTTGAACCAGATGTTTTCTTAGAAACTAAACTTCTGGTCGTCTATATAAAGTGCCAAAAACTGGAGGAGGCGCGCTACTTGTTTAACAAAATGCCGGAGCGAAATGTAGTATCATGGAATGCGATGATTGGAGCTCATGCCAGGAGTGGGTGCTACGAGGGAGCATTAAAGCTCTTTTACCAAATGGAAGAATCAGGGATTAGGTTTGATGGGTTTACAATTGCGAGTGATATTCCCGCGTGTGCAAGTTTGGCTGAATTGGAGTATGGTAGAAAAATTCACGAGGGTATTGTTGGGAGTGGATTGAAGTTT GTTGCACGCAATGTGTTTGACAATATGCCTGAGCTGAATGTAGTGTCTTGGACTGCGATGATTGGAGGATAT AAACTGTTTTCGGAAATGCGTCTTGCAGGTGTGGAGCTAGATTCGTTTACCCTTGTTGGCGTGCTTCAGACATGCAGAAACTTTGAAGGTTTACAACGGGATAAGGAGGAGGTCCATAAATGCATAATTAGAAGTGGATTTCAGACGCATATTTTTGTAGGGAATGCCCTTGTTGATATGTATGTGAAATGTGGAAGCATTGAGGACGCACGACAAGTGTTTGAAAATATGCCTGCAAAGAGTGTGGTCTCTTGGACATCTATGATTGCAGGGTATGTGAAGGATGGCTACGTCGAAGAGGCCGTTGGGTATTTTCGGAAAATGCCAGAACGAAATGTTGTATCTTGGACCGTGATGGTTACAGGATACGCACAGATTGGATGTGTTGATGAGGCCTTGAAACTCTTTCAGGAAATGCCTGATCGGAATGTGGTTTCTTGGACTGCAATGATCTCAGGATACACAAAAAATGGAAATTTTCTCGAGGCATTGAACTTGTTTGGAGAAATGCAATTAAATGGCGTGAAGCCAAATTCCGACACCTTTGGAGATAGCTATTCGTTATGGAGGGGCATTGCACCAGT AAATGTTGTGTCATGGAATGCAATCATTACAGGATTGGTACAAGAGGGTTATTTTGATGAGGCTCAAAAACTCTTTCAGGAAATGCCGGAACGCGATATGGTATCTTGGATTGCAATGATTTCAGGATATGCACAGAATGGATGTTTTGATAAAGCGCTATTGCTGTTTGGGGAAATGCAACGGCTAGATTTGAAGCCAAGCTCAACAATCTTTGCAACTGCTCTTTCATCATGTTCCAACTTGGCCACTCTTTTTGTAGGTAAGGAAGTTCATGGACTCAGTATTAGAAGGGAATTTCGGGACATTTTTGTGGGTAATGCTCTAATTGACATGTATGCCAAATGTGGGAGCATCCAGGATGCatacattgtgtttgaaaaaatgcccacaAGAGATGTAGTCTCATGGAATGCTATCATTTTAGGAAATGCTATTCATGGGTGTGCCAACAAAGCCCTTGAAATCTTTCAACAAATGCAACATTCGAGCACAAAGCCGGATCAGATCACCTTCATTGGTGTTTTATCTGCTTGCTGCCATGCAGGCCTAGTGGATGATGGTCGTTATTACTTCAGTTTTATGAATCATCATTACCAAATCACACTAGCAATAGAGCACTATTGCTGTGTGGTTGACCTTCTTGGCCGTGCAGGGGGACTTTTGGATGAGGCACAAGATTTCATCAGTAAAATGCCATTGAAACCCAATGCTGATGTATGGGGATCTTTGCTCGGTGCTTGTAGAATTCATAACAACACAGACTTAGGAGAACGTGTAGCCAAATGCCTTTTTGAATCTGACAATAAACATGCTGCACAGTATGTGCTTCTGTCAAATATGTATGCTGCAGCTGGCAGGTGGGGTGATGTAGAAAAAGTGAGGGTAACAATGAAACAGGAGGGAGTAGAAAAAACTCCTGGATGTAGCTAG